In Lacrimispora indolis DSM 755, a genomic segment contains:
- a CDS encoding 3-isopropylmalate dehydratase large subunit: MHAIEKILAKNSGCSAVKAGEIVTAKIDFAEINDLYLQTVYSFYEMGGKKVWDNTRAAFVFDHYAPAPDIKSAANHGEMRKFAKDNDLKFHFDTNCGVCHQVMPEAGVIYPGMIVVATDSHTTTHGAFGAMGTGCGATDMATILMTGELWFRVPEIIEVRLEGEAPKGVYPKDVILSVLGKLKADGAVYKAIDFTGSYVESLNVAGRMVICNMAVEIGAKTAYMQPNENVLEYVSSRAVRPYEVQYTDPDFEYEESYVFDVSALEPLLACPHSVDNVDTLNNVISGRPVELNQGYIGSCTGGREEDIAIAAEILRGKEIPKYTRLVIVPASNEVMQICMEKGYIQDLMKAGATVTTPGCGACLGAHEGIIAPGEVCISSTNRNFPGRMGSTQAEIYLASPATVAASILNGKITDPRDYL; encoded by the coding sequence ATGCATGCAATTGAAAAAATTCTTGCAAAAAACAGCGGATGTTCTGCAGTAAAAGCGGGAGAAATTGTGACAGCAAAGATAGATTTTGCTGAAATCAATGATTTGTATCTACAGACAGTGTATTCCTTCTACGAAATGGGTGGAAAGAAAGTATGGGATAATACCAGGGCAGCGTTTGTCTTTGATCACTATGCACCGGCACCGGATATTAAAAGTGCGGCAAATCATGGGGAAATGAGAAAATTTGCAAAAGACAATGACCTTAAATTCCACTTTGATACCAACTGTGGGGTTTGTCATCAGGTCATGCCGGAGGCAGGGGTTATCTATCCGGGTATGATTGTTGTTGCAACGGACAGCCATACTACAACACACGGTGCGTTTGGAGCGATGGGAACAGGCTGTGGAGCAACAGATATGGCAACCATTCTGATGACCGGGGAATTATGGTTCCGCGTTCCGGAAATAATCGAAGTACGCCTGGAAGGAGAGGCCCCAAAAGGTGTGTACCCAAAAGATGTAATCCTCAGTGTATTGGGAAAGCTGAAAGCAGATGGCGCGGTATACAAAGCAATTGATTTTACCGGAAGTTATGTGGAATCCTTAAATGTTGCCGGCAGAATGGTGATATGCAACATGGCCGTAGAAATCGGTGCAAAGACTGCTTATATGCAGCCCAATGAAAATGTTCTGGAGTATGTATCCAGCCGTGCGGTCCGTCCATATGAAGTTCAGTACACAGATCCTGACTTTGAGTATGAAGAAAGCTATGTATTCGATGTATCGGCCTTAGAGCCATTGTTAGCATGTCCCCACAGCGTAGATAACGTGGATACTCTTAACAATGTTATTTCCGGCAGACCTGTTGAATTGAACCAGGGTTACATAGGAAGCTGCACTGGCGGCCGTGAAGAGGATATTGCAATTGCGGCAGAAATTTTACGCGGAAAGGAAATTCCAAAGTATACCAGATTGGTAATTGTTCCGGCATCAAATGAGGTGATGCAGATCTGCATGGAAAAAGGATATATACAGGATTTAATGAAGGCAGGTGCAACGGTGACAACTCCTGGCTGTGGGGCTTGCCTGGGTGCACATGAAGGTATCATAGCCCCGGGTGAAGTGTGCATCAGCAGTACCAACCGAAACTTCCCGGGACGAATGGGTTCAACTCAGGCTGAAATTTATCTGGCGAGCCCTGCAACTGTGGCAGCAAGTATTCTGAATGGGAAAATTACTGACCCAAGAGATTATTTATAG
- a CDS encoding GntR family transcriptional regulator, translating into MEPLEMMPTRARITSILKKALLSGEYKSGQELSLTGIASELGVSRTPVREAFQSLAAEGLIELRMNKGAIVKPIDKKFITNHYEMRTLLEGEAIYRAAKRNMEVSDLLAKLYHISDNAEATSYQDYININQELHMAIWKAADNQKLYDFLLGLWNGPSTGKANSEADHHIKSTKEHIEMLQFVQKKNAEKARAVMEQHITRSMENILSSFEQTGEL; encoded by the coding sequence ATGGAACCATTAGAAATGATGCCTACCCGGGCACGCATAACATCAATCCTGAAAAAAGCGTTGCTTTCCGGAGAATATAAGAGCGGCCAGGAGCTGAGCCTGACAGGAATTGCATCTGAATTAGGAGTTAGCAGAACCCCCGTGCGAGAAGCATTTCAATCTCTTGCTGCCGAGGGCTTAATTGAATTGAGAATGAACAAGGGTGCTATTGTAAAGCCAATAGATAAGAAATTTATTACAAATCATTATGAGATGAGAACGTTGCTGGAGGGCGAAGCTATTTACAGAGCCGCAAAGAGAAATATGGAGGTTTCTGATCTATTGGCCAAGCTTTACCATATATCAGATAATGCAGAAGCTACGTCTTACCAGGACTATATTAATATTAATCAAGAACTTCATATGGCGATTTGGAAAGCGGCTGATAACCAGAAGCTATATGATTTTCTACTGGGACTGTGGAATGGACCAAGTACGGGAAAAGCCAATTCTGAAGCGGATCATCATATCAAATCAACAAAGGAACATATAGAAATGCTGCAGTTTGTACAGAAAAAAAATGCAGAAAAAGCGCGGGCAGTCATGGAACAACACATTACCAGAAGTATGGAAAATATATTAAGCAGCTTTGAACAGACCGGTGAGCTATAA